TCACTGGACTCCTTGGCTTTGATGGCAAATTCGATGAGAATTTCATCCAATATTTCATGACGGAACCTGACCCATTGAAATACAAAGTCGCTAGCTCAGTGATTACTACAATGCGGTTTCCAGAACCAGAGAGAACAGATCCATGTTTTGACCATGCAGACCCAAGCTGGGGTAGGACCCGGTAAGAACGGGTTAGAGGGTTGCAGACAACTAGTGATTTTGGAGCCTCGGGAGCACGTGCTGAGTTTGCCCAAAGGTAAACAAGGCCAAGGGTGGAAGTGACGGGGGATATAGAGTAGTAGGGAAGGTATGAGAGGTCAAATCGAAGCCAAAAGTTGGTGGAGATATCGAACGCAAGGAGAGAGAAAGTGGTGGGTCCATAAGTGGAAAGAGAGTGGCGGTGGCGGGAGTGATGGTGGTGGGAAGGGCGGAGGGCAAGGAGAGAAAGCGGTGGGCGAGAGGAGAGAAGTGAGAGGAAAGAAGGGGAAGTGAGGAGCTGATGGAAGGGTTTAGACACGGATCGACATATTAGAATTTGGCGGAGTGGGAGTGAGAGAAAGATCATGTGAAAGGTGTCTTGTGGAAGCCGGTAGATAGGAGGGCATTCCATGGGAAATCGGTACGGGAAAATAGATTGTACAGTGGATGTTGGCTCTTATGAGAAGGAAGGTTGGATCGAAAAGATGGTATGAGCAAAAGGAacataaacaaataaaaatgagCAAAGTAATCCACAGCTTTCATTCATCTACATATATGTTGGTTCAATCTTCAAGAACATGAAACGCAGAGTAATCCACAGCTCCTGATCATGCAACCAAAGTGCCTGTATGGTAAACATCAAAACGAGAATAAGCGGAGCTTACACAATCAACAATGCAATGCTTCTTGTTCAAACAATATAATCAGCAGACAAAACCCCTGGTCTTGTCACATTTCTTTGACTATTATCAGAAGTAATTTTGCCGTCTAGATACACTAGTCCGTAAGTCCGCACATATATACACCATGCAATTTTATGGAACTTGATAGTTAAGTTCAGTCCACCATCTG
The Silene latifolia isolate original U9 population chromosome 11, ASM4854445v1, whole genome shotgun sequence genome window above contains:
- the LOC141612170 gene encoding SKP1-interacting partner 15-like, with the protein product MECPPIYRLPQDTFHMIFLSLPLRQILICRSVSKPFHQLLTSPSFLSLLSSRPPLSLLALRPSHHHHSRHRHSLSTYGPTTFSLLAFDISTNFWLRFDLSYLPYYSISPVTSTLGLVYLWANSARAPEAPKSLVVCNPLTRSYRVLPQLGSAWSKHGSVLSGSGNRIVVITELATLYFNGSGSVMKYWMKFSSNLPSKPRSPVIMANRLYALCDLGSPWRSVWKLFTCDLPVSEVRTAKLGWSRVERSEWGDVFDILKRPRLVKGVENKLLMVGGLKSSFSLTAPCSTILILRLDLVSLAWDEAGRMPLDMYRCFLESSKFKVFGGGDKVCFSAKRVGKLALWDCGEWRWIDGAPGFGDGVYRGFMFDARLDAIP